The Coregonus clupeaformis isolate EN_2021a chromosome 8, ASM2061545v1, whole genome shotgun sequence genome has a segment encoding these proteins:
- the LOC121571111 gene encoding splicing factor 1 isoform X2, with amino-acid sequence MVALNPEFKPPADYKPPATRVNDKVMIPQDEYPEINFVGLLIGPRGNTLKNIEKECCAKIMIRGKGSVKEGKVGRKDGQMLPGEDEPLHALVTANTMENVKKAVEQIRTILKQGIETPEDQNDLRKMQLRELARLNGTLREDDNRILRPWQSTEPRSVTNTTLCTKCGGAGHISSDCKFTSSFAAPRAGEPPQSAQDKARMDKEYLSLMAELGEAPVPTSGGGHSNNQNSGNNRGNNNNNQPPPSRPPWMNSGQSENRNFHSMHGGHGGHGGHGNQHGGHGNHGGHGGHGGHHNFPPPMSNMGGHPMPPNNGMPPPWMQPPPPPMGQGHGHHMGLLPPPMMPPPPPPPNNQPPPPPSGPLPPWQQQAPPPPPTSSMASSAPLPWQQNTTTTSSPGTGNLPPWQQPQQSAASAAQPPPPMGNPSMVPPPPGVQPPLPPGAPPPPPPPPPGSAGMMYAPPPPPPPMDPSNFVTMMGMGVPGMPPFGMPPAPPPPPPQN; translated from the exons TGGCAACACCCTGAAGAACATAGAGAAGGAGTGCTGTGCCAAGATCATGATCCGTGGCAAGGGCTCTGTGAAGGAGGGCAAGGTGGGCCGTAAGGACGGCCAGATGCTGCCAGGGGAGGACGAGCCGCTGCACGCCCTGGTCACCGCCAACACCATGGAGAACGTCAAGAAGGCCGTGGAACAG ATCCGCACCATCCTCAAGCAGGGCATCGAGACCCCCGAGGACCAGAACGACCTGAGGAAGATGCAGCTGAGGGAGCTGGCCAGACTCAACGGGACCCTGAGAGAGGACGACAACAG GATTCTGCGTCCGTGGCAGAGCACTGAACCCCGCAGCGTCACCAACACAACCCTCTGTACAAAGTGTGGCGGCGCAGGCCACATCTCCTCCGACTGCAAGTTCACCAG cTCCTTTGCGGCGCCCAGGGCCGGTGAGCCCCCCCAGTCTGCCCAGGACAAGGCCCGTATGGACAAGGAGTACCTGTCCCTCATGGCGGAGCTGGGCGAGGCCCCTGTGCCCACCTCTGGCGGGGGACACTCCAACAACCAGAACAGTGGCAACAACAgaggcaacaacaacaacaaccagccGCCACCG AGCCGTCCTCCCTGGATGAACTCTGGCCAGTCTGAGAACAGGAACTTCCACAGCATGCACGGAGGCCACGGCGGACACGGTGGTCATGGGAACCAACACGGTGGTCATGGCAACCATGGAGGTCATGGAGGTCATGGAGGCCACCACAACTTCCCACCCCCCATGTCCAACATGGGAGGGCACCCCATGCCCCCCAACAATGGCATGCCACCCCCGTGGATGCAGCCCCCACCGCCCCCCATGGGCCAGGGACACGGACACCATATGG GTCTGTTGCCTCCACccatgatgccgccaccacctCCACCCCCGAACAACCAGCCTCCCCCACCACCGTCAGGTCCCCTGCCTCCATGGCAACAGCaggcccctccaccccctcctaccAGCAGCATGGCCTCTAGTGCACCACTGCCATGGCAACAGA ATACCACCACGACGTCCAGTCCTGGCACTGGTAACCTGCCCCCCTGGCAGCAGCCCCAACAGTCCGCTGCCTCGGCCGCCCAGCCCCCTCCCCCCATGGGCAACCCCTCAATGGTCCCCCCTCCGCCCGGGGTCCAGCCACCTCTCCCCCCCGGcgccccacctccccctcctcccccaccccccggCTCAGCCGGCATGATGTACgcccctccacccccccctccGCCCATGGATCCCTCCAACTTTGTCACCATGATGGGGATGGGGGTGCCAGGCATGCCCCCCTTCGGTATGCCCCCTGCGCCGCCACCTCCACCCCCCCAAAATTAA
- the LOC121571112 gene encoding glycogen phosphorylase, muscle form, translating to MPKPLTDQDKRKQISVRGLAGVENVSDLKTNFNRHLHFTLVKDRNVATKRDYYFALANTVRDHLVGRWIRTQQHYYEKDPKRVYYLSLEFYMGRTLQNTMVNLALENACDEATYQLGLDMEELQDIEEDAGLGNGGLGRLAACFLDSMASLGLAAYGYGIRYEFGIFNQKIVNGWQVEEADDWLRYGNPWEKARPEYMRPVHFYGRVEHTPEGVKWVDTQVVLALPYDTPVPGYRNNVVNTMRLWSAKAPCDFNLKDFNVGGYIQAVLDRNLAENISRVLYPNDNFFEGKELRLKQEYFVVAATLQDIVRRFKSSKFGSTEVVRVDLSTLPDKVAIQLNDTHPAMAIPELMRILLDTEHQTWEKAWDICTRTCAYTNHTVLPEALERWPTDLLHNLLPRHLEIIYEINRRHLERIAKLYPGDHDRLRRMSLVEEGDQKKINMAHLCIVGSHAVNGVARIHSDILKATLFKDFYEVDPHKFQNKTNGITPRRWLVMCNPGLAEVIAERIGEDYIRDLDQLKKLLTFVDDDSLIHDIAKVKQENKLKFSAYLEEHYKVKINPDSMFDVQVKRIHEYKRQLLNCLHIITLYNRIKKEPNRNWTPRTIMIGGKAAPGYHTAKLIIRLITAIGEIVNHDTVVGDRLKVIFLENYKVTLAEKIIPASDLSEQISTAGTEASGTGNMKFMLNGALTIGTMDGANVEMAEEAGEENLFIFGMRVDDVDAMDKSGYDAMEYYNRIPELKQAMDQIAGGFFSPDQHDLFKDIVNMLLHHDRFKVFADYEAYIKCQEKVSALYKNPKEWTKMVIHNIAGCGKFSSDRTISQYAREIWGMEPSLERIPAPDDPRQ from the exons ATGCCCAAGCCACTGACAGACCAGGATAAGAGGAAGCAGATATCGGTGCGAGGGCTTGCAGGAGTGGAAAATGTTTCAGACCTTAAGACCAATTTTAATCGCCATCTCCACTTTACGCTGGTAAAGGACCGAAATGTGGCGACCAAAAGGGACTACTACTTCGCCTTGGCCAACACTGTCCGCGACCATCTGGTGGGCAGATGGATCAGGACGCAGCAGCACTACTATGAGAAAGACCCCAAA CGTGTGTATTACCTGTCCCTGGAGTTCTACATGGGGCGCACCCTGCAGAATACCATGGTGAACCTGGCTCTGGAGAATGCATGCGACGAGGCTACCTATCAG TTGGGCCTGGACATGGAGGAGCTGCAGGACATTGAAGAAGATGCCGGCCTGGGAAATGGTGGCCTTGGACGGCTCGCCG CCTGCTTCCTAGATTCCATGGCGTCTCTGGGACTGGCAGCTTACGGCTATGGCATCCGCTATGAGTTTGGCATCTTCAACCAGAAAATTGTCAATGGCTGGCAG GTAGAGGAGGCTGACGATTGGCTGCGCTACGGCAACCCCTGGGAGAAGGCCCGACCTGAGTACATGCGACCCGTCCACTTCTACGGCAGAGTGGAGCACACCCCCGAGGGTGTGAAATGGGTCGATACACAG GTAGTGTTGGCCCTTCCTTATGACACCCCAGTCCCTGGTTACAGGAACAATGTTGTGAACACCATGAGACTGTGGTCCGCCAAGGCCCCCTGTGATTTCAACCTGAAAGACT TCAATGTGGGTGGCTACATTCAGGCTGTGCTGGACAGAAACTTGGCTGAGAACATCTCCCGTGTTCTGTACCCCAATGACAAC TTCTTCGAGGGGAAGGAGCTTCGTCTGAAGCAGGAGTACTTTGTGGTGGCAGCCACTCTGCAGGACATCGTCCGTCGCTTCAAGTCCTCCAAGTTCGGCTCCACTGAGGTTGTGCGCGTTGACCTTTCCACCCTACCTGACAAG GTGGCCATCCAGCTGAACGACACCCACCCTGCCATGGCCATCCCTGAGCTGATGAGGATCTTGTTGGACACGGAGCACCAGACATGGGAGAAG GCCTGGGACATCTGTACACGTACCTGTGCCTACACCAACCACACCGTCCTGCCTGAGGCCCTGGAGCGCTGGCCCACCGACCTGCTCCATAACCTTCTGCCCAGACACCTGGAGATCATCTACGAGATCAACCGACGTCACCTGGAG CGCATCGCTAAGCTCTACCCCGGGGACCATGACCGTCTGCGCCGCATGTCCCTAGTGGAGGAGGGCGACCAGAAGAAGATCAATATGGCCCACCTGTGCATCGTGGGCTCCCACGCCGTCAACGGAGTGGCCCGCATCCACTCGGACATCCTCAAAGCAACTCT GTTCAAGGACTTCTACGAGGTGGACCCCCACAAGTTCCAGAACAAGACCAACGGGATCACGCCCCGACGCTGGCTGGTCATGTGCAACCCTGGGCTGGCTGAAGTCATTGCAGAG AGGATCGGTGAGGATTACATCCGCGATCTGGACCAACTGAAGAAGTTGCTGACATTCGTGGATGACGACTCTTTGATTCATGACATCGCCAAGGTCAAACAG GAGAACAAGCTGAAGTTTTCTGCCTATCTTGAGGAGCACTACAAGGTGAAGATCAACCCCGACTCCATGTTCGACGTTCAAGTCAAGAGGATCCACGAGTACAAGAGGCAGCTGCTCAACTGCCTGCACATCATCACTCTCTACAACC GCATTAAGAAGGAGCCCAACAGGAATTGGACCCCCAGGACTATCATGATTGGAGGAAAG GCTGCCCCTGGTTACCACACGGCGAAACTGATCATTAGGCTGATCACTGCCATCGGAGAGATTGTCAACCATGACACTGTGGTGGGAGACCGCCTCAAAGTCATCTTCCTGGAGAACTACAAGGTCACTCTGGCCGAGAAAA tcatcCCTGCGTCCGACCTGTCTGAGCAGATCTCCACAGCTGGCACTGAGGCCTCTGGCACTGGCAACATGAAGTTCATGTTGAACGGAGCGCTCACCATCGGCACCATGGACGGAGCCAACGTAGAGATGGCCGAGGAGGCCGGAGAAGAGAACCTCTTCATCTTCGGCATGAGGGTGGACGACGTTGACGCCATGGACAAGAGTGG atatgatgccatggaGTACTACAACCGCATTCCTGAGCTGAAGCAGGCCATGGACCAGATCGCTGGTGGATTCTTTAGCCCCGACCAGCACGACCTCTTCAAGGACATCGTCAACATGCTGCTGCACCATGACAG ATTCAAGGTGTTCGCTGACTACGAAGCTTACATCAAATGCCAGGAGAAAGTCAGTGCTCTCTACAAG AACCCTAAAGAATGGACCAAGATGGTGATCCACAACATCGCCGGTTGTGGTAAATTCTCTAGTGACCGCACTATCTCCCAGTACGCCCGGGAGATCTGGGGCATGGAGCCCAGCCTGGAAAGGATCCCTGCCCCAGACGATCCTCGCCAATAA